In the Hyphomonadaceae bacterium BL14 genome, one interval contains:
- the hfaB gene encoding holdfast anchoring protein HfaB, producing the protein MTKLRTLLAVAASALSVTACATSTPGSDGLYATPTGSAPVTPNPTPYSQALVCMSSHARQAGRAAPRIAVGRIADYTGQMAPEGGTRVTQGASLMAISALAKAGVRLVERFDTSVAELELRYANNQLITDEGEEQGFRQIYAGSIPGSDYYLVGGVTELNANIRSNGQDLFAGDSVDSSPSGVFSRRVYVMNVGLDLRLIDSRTLEVVDVVSYQKQIIGRELSAGVFAFFGDAVVDVSAGGRSLEPIQLAVRSVVERAVLEMTATLYGVSPDRVCAYADPLGPSNSTGGVQLQTRYAPTEAPYVQARTSIDRGHNRRDADLRSQLRGTYQ; encoded by the coding sequence ATGACTAAGCTGCGCACCCTTCTCGCTGTGGCGGCGTCCGCCTTGAGCGTCACCGCCTGCGCCACCAGCACGCCGGGCTCGGACGGGCTGTACGCCACACCGACCGGCAGCGCGCCGGTCACCCCGAACCCGACGCCCTATTCGCAGGCGCTGGTATGCATGTCATCCCACGCCCGTCAGGCCGGACGCGCCGCGCCGCGTATCGCTGTGGGACGCATCGCCGATTATACCGGCCAGATGGCACCCGAAGGCGGCACCCGCGTCACCCAGGGTGCCTCGCTGATGGCGATCAGCGCGCTGGCCAAGGCCGGTGTGCGCCTGGTGGAGCGGTTCGACACTTCGGTGGCCGAGCTGGAGCTGCGCTACGCCAATAACCAGCTGATCACCGACGAGGGCGAAGAGCAGGGTTTTCGTCAGATCTATGCCGGCTCGATCCCGGGCTCGGACTATTATCTGGTGGGCGGCGTCACTGAGCTGAACGCCAATATCCGCTCCAACGGCCAGGACCTGTTCGCGGGTGACAGCGTCGATTCCAGCCCCTCGGGCGTGTTCTCGCGCCGCGTCTACGTGATGAATGTCGGCCTTGATCTGCGCCTGATCGATTCGCGCACACTCGAGGTGGTCGATGTGGTGTCCTACCAGAAACAGATCATCGGCCGCGAATTGTCGGCCGGCGTGTTTGCCTTCTTCGGCGACGCCGTGGTGGACGTATCGGCCGGCGGCCGTTCGCTGGAACCGATCCAGCTGGCCGTCCGCTCGGTGGTCGAGCGCGCCGTCCTGGAAATGACCGCCACGCTTTATGGCGTCAGCCCGGACCGGGTCTGCGCCTATGCCGACCCGCTCGGTCCGTCGAATTCGACCGGCGGCGTCCAGCTTCAAACCCGTTACGCCCCCACGGAGGCTCCCTATGTCCAGGCACGCACAAGCATTGATCGCGGGCACAACCGCCGCGATGCTGATCTCCGCAGCCAGCTTCGCGGAACCTACCAGTAG